A DNA window from Bacteroides cellulosilyticus contains the following coding sequences:
- a CDS encoding helix-turn-helix domain-containing protein, with protein sequence MIEAIVTTFPMFACLFWCCFFLMGYSGCDSGKRLFFFFMLTATFLYLGHCCYFNKEYSLIPLTDTVYSFANLAVFPIFFLYIKWVTTNASISPRNWWVLLPAACVSISIGVTYAYMTKDESDYFAGNYFYSGSYDMKTTGIWLQTRLHQLAAIVFSAELTLVLYFGERHISRFNKSVNDYYSDTENKTFTRMRNLLIYFVIISCLSFVVNLLGKSYFINHGTLLAPLSLLFGTFLFLIGYEGHKRTFTAKEMTSDTEACSEFGQSPDPQKEHTSDHFRDLSIRLVSILREEQLFLLPDLKISDLTSRLQTNRNYLYQAINVQMSTSFSELINRLRIEYAQELMKEDRSLSVTEVCIRSGYLSESSFYRNFKQVSGVSPKKWHQSL encoded by the coding sequence ATGATAGAAGCCATTGTCACCACCTTTCCGATGTTTGCCTGCCTTTTCTGGTGTTGTTTTTTCCTTATGGGATATTCCGGTTGCGATTCGGGCAAACGGTTGTTTTTCTTTTTCATGCTGACGGCCACATTCCTGTATCTGGGACACTGTTGTTACTTCAATAAGGAATACTCTCTGATACCGTTGACGGACACTGTTTATTCTTTCGCGAATCTGGCTGTTTTTCCCATTTTCTTTCTTTATATCAAATGGGTGACCACCAACGCCTCTATTTCTCCACGAAATTGGTGGGTGCTTCTTCCGGCTGCCTGCGTCAGCATTTCCATAGGGGTGACGTACGCTTACATGACCAAAGACGAATCAGACTATTTTGCCGGCAATTACTTCTATTCCGGTTCATATGATATGAAAACTACCGGAATATGGCTTCAGACAAGATTGCATCAGTTGGCAGCCATCGTATTCTCCGCAGAACTGACACTGGTGCTGTATTTCGGGGAGCGGCATATCAGCCGGTTCAACAAGAGCGTGAATGACTACTACTCGGATACAGAAAACAAAACGTTTACCCGCATGCGCAACCTGCTGATATACTTTGTAATCATTTCCTGCCTGTCGTTCGTGGTCAATTTACTCGGAAAATCTTATTTTATAAACCACGGCACCCTCTTAGCTCCCCTTTCGCTACTTTTTGGCACATTTCTGTTCCTTATAGGCTACGAGGGGCACAAGCGCACGTTTACCGCCAAAGAGATGACGAGCGATACGGAAGCCTGTTCAGAATTCGGGCAAAGTCCGGATCCGCAGAAAGAACATACGAGCGATCATTTCCGGGATCTTTCAATCCGGTTGGTTTCCATTTTGAGGGAAGAACAACTCTTTCTGCTTCCGGACCTGAAGATATCCGACCTGACCTCACGCCTTCAGACCAACAGGAATTACCTGTATCAGGCCATCAATGTGCAGATGAGCACATCTTTTTCGGAGTTAATCAATCGGTTGCGCATAGAATATGCGCAAGAACTGATGAAAGAAGACCGCTCGCTGAGCGTTACGGAAGTATGTATAAGATCCGGCTATCTGTCGGAAAGTTCTTTTTATCGCAATTTCAAACAGGTATCGGGGGTATCTCCCAAAAAGTGGCATCAAAGTTTATGA
- a CDS encoding MATE family efflux transporter, which translates to MTGQKAPTALGTEKIGKLLMQYAVPAIIAMTASSLYNMVDSIFIGHGVGTMAISGLALTFPLMNLAAAFGSLVGVGASTLVSVKLGQKDYDTAQRVLGNVLVLNIVLGLAFTVATMIFLDPILYFFGGSDETVKYAREYMQIILLGNVVTHLYLGLNAVLRSSGHPQKAMYATIATVVINTILDPLFIYGFGWGIRGAAIATIIAQVISLLWQFKIFSNKDELLHFHRGIFRLRRKIVMDSLAIGMSPFLMNLAACFIVIVINQGLKRYGGDLSIGAFGIVNRLVFIFVMIVMGLNQGMQPIAGYNFGAQQYARVSRVLKLTIIFATVVTTSGFLMGMLVPELVVSIFTSDEELIAISARGLRVVVMFFPIIGFQMVTSNFFQSIGMASKAIFLSLTRQMLFLLPALIILPRFFGAAGVWYSMPFSDLLASLVALVMLVRQFRKFKRAEG; encoded by the coding sequence ATGACAGGACAAAAGGCACCCACAGCGTTGGGAACAGAAAAGATTGGAAAACTACTGATGCAATATGCAGTGCCGGCAATTATCGCCATGACGGCATCTTCCTTATATAATATGGTGGACAGCATTTTTATCGGTCACGGAGTAGGCACAATGGCTATTTCAGGACTGGCACTTACTTTTCCTCTGATGAATCTTGCTGCTGCATTCGGCTCGTTGGTAGGAGTTGGAGCTTCCACATTGGTATCGGTTAAACTGGGACAAAAAGATTACGATACAGCCCAACGTGTCTTGGGTAATGTGCTGGTGCTGAATATAGTGCTGGGATTGGCATTTACGGTAGCGACGATGATATTTCTCGATCCCATCCTTTACTTCTTCGGCGGTAGTGATGAGACGGTGAAGTACGCCCGCGAATATATGCAGATCATTTTGCTTGGCAATGTCGTCACACACCTTTATCTGGGTTTGAATGCCGTGTTGCGCTCTTCCGGACATCCACAGAAAGCAATGTATGCCACTATTGCTACGGTTGTTATCAACACGATACTTGACCCTTTATTTATCTACGGTTTCGGTTGGGGCATCCGTGGAGCCGCTATTGCCACTATCATTGCCCAGGTCATTTCATTACTGTGGCAATTCAAGATATTCAGCAATAAAGACGAACTCTTGCATTTTCACCGCGGCATTTTCCGCCTGCGCCGTAAGATTGTGATGGATTCGCTTGCTATCGGCATGTCCCCTTTCCTGATGAACCTGGCGGCATGTTTTATTGTGATCGTTATCAATCAAGGGCTGAAGCGTTATGGGGGAGATTTATCCATTGGTGCATTCGGTATTGTCAATCGGCTGGTATTTATATTTGTAATGATTGTGATGGGATTGAATCAGGGTATGCAGCCCATTGCGGGATATAACTTTGGTGCCCAGCAATACGCGCGCGTCTCCCGGGTGTTGAAACTGACAATCATCTTTGCAACGGTTGTCACAACTTCCGGCTTTCTGATGGGAATGCTTGTTCCCGAACTGGTAGTTTCGATATTTACTTCTGATGAGGAACTGATAGCAATTTCGGCACGTGGTTTACGGGTTGTAGTGATGTTTTTCCCTATCATCGGTTTCCAGATGGTGACATCCAACTTTTTCCAGAGTATCGGAATGGCAAGTAAGGCTATTTTCCTTTCTCTTACTCGCCAGATGCTTTTTCTGCTTCCGGCATTGATAATCCTGCCCCGTTTCTTTGGTGCGGCAGGTGTATGGTATAGTATGCCATTCTCCGATTTGCTTGCCAGCCTGGTAGCGCTGGTAATGTTGGTAAGGCAGTTCCGTAAATTCAAGAGAGCGGAGGGATAA
- the lysS gene encoding lysine--tRNA ligase, whose product MNVLELSEQEIIRRNSMNELRAMGIDPYPAAEYVTNAFSTDIKAEFKDDAEPRKVSVAGRMMTRRVMGKASFIELQDSKGRIQVYITRDDICPGEDKDLYNTVFKRLLDLGDFIGIEGFVFRTQMGEISIHAQKLTVLAKSIKPLPIVKYKDGVAYDSFEDPELRYRQRYVDLVVNDGVKETFLKRATVIKTMRAVLDEAGYTEVETPILQSIAGGASARPFITHHNSLNMDLYLRIATELYLKRLIVGGFEGVYEIGKNFRNEGMDKNHNPEFTCLELYVQYKDYNWMMSFTEKLLERICIAVNGSEETTIDGKTISFKAPYRRLPILDAIKEKTGYDLNGKSEEEIRQVCKELKMEIDDTMGKGKLIDEIFGEFCEGTFIQPTFITDYPVEMSPLTKMHRSKPGLTERFELMVNGKELANAYSELNDPIDQEERFKDQLRLSEKGDDEAMFIDQDFLRALQFGMPPTSGIGIGIDRLTMLMTGKSYIQEVLFFPQMRPEKITPKDAPAQYMELGIAEDWVPVIQKAGYNTIEDMKDVNPQKLHQDICGINKKYKLELTNPSVNDVEGWIEKIKN is encoded by the coding sequence ATGAATGTATTAGAACTAAGTGAACAGGAAATCATTCGACGTAATAGTATGAATGAACTTCGCGCGATGGGCATCGATCCCTATCCCGCTGCAGAGTATGTAACCAATGCTTTCTCCACTGATATAAAAGCAGAATTCAAAGATGACGCTGAACCTCGCAAAGTATCCGTAGCCGGACGTATGATGACACGCCGCGTGATGGGCAAGGCTTCATTCATTGAATTGCAGGACTCTAAAGGTCGCATTCAGGTATATATTACCCGCGACGATATCTGTCCGGGAGAAGACAAGGATCTCTACAACACTGTATTTAAACGCCTGCTCGACTTAGGCGACTTCATTGGAATCGAGGGTTTTGTATTCCGTACCCAAATGGGTGAAATCAGTATCCATGCCCAAAAGCTGACTGTACTGGCAAAATCCATCAAACCGTTGCCTATTGTAAAATACAAAGACGGTGTAGCTTATGACTCCTTTGAAGATCCCGAACTCCGCTATCGTCAACGTTACGTTGACCTTGTAGTGAATGACGGCGTAAAAGAAACATTCCTGAAACGTGCCACGGTTATTAAGACCATGCGTGCCGTACTGGACGAAGCCGGCTACACAGAAGTGGAAACTCCGATTCTGCAATCCATCGCAGGTGGAGCAAGCGCCCGTCCTTTCATCACTCACCACAACTCACTGAATATGGATCTGTATCTGCGTATCGCTACCGAGCTTTACCTGAAACGTCTGATTGTAGGTGGCTTCGAGGGTGTATATGAAATCGGAAAGAACTTCCGCAACGAAGGTATGGACAAGAATCATAACCCGGAATTCACCTGTCTGGAACTGTACGTACAATATAAGGATTACAACTGGATGATGAGTTTCACCGAGAAATTGCTGGAACGTATCTGCATTGCCGTGAACGGCAGCGAAGAAACTACCATCGACGGTAAGACCATCAGCTTCAAGGCACCATACCGCCGCTTGCCCATCCTGGACGCTATCAAGGAAAAAACAGGTTACGACCTCAATGGCAAGAGTGAAGAAGAAATCCGCCAGGTCTGCAAAGAACTGAAAATGGAGATTGACGACACCATGGGTAAAGGCAAATTGATAGATGAAATATTCGGTGAATTCTGCGAAGGCACTTTCATTCAGCCTACTTTCATTACTGACTATCCTGTTGAAATGAGTCCGCTGACCAAGATGCACCGCAGTAAACCGGGATTAACCGAACGTTTTGAACTGATGGTGAACGGTAAAGAGCTTGCCAATGCTTATAGCGAGCTGAACGACCCCATCGACCAGGAAGAACGTTTCAAAGATCAATTGCGATTGAGTGAAAAGGGAGACGATGAAGCTATGTTCATCGACCAGGATTTCCTGCGTGCCCTGCAATTCGGTATGCCTCCCACATCAGGTATCGGTATCGGCATTGACCGTCTGACAATGCTAATGACAGGCAAGTCGTATATTCAGGAAGTATTGTTCTTCCCGCAAATGCGCCCCGAAAAGATCACTCCGAAAGATGCTCCCGCCCAATATATGGAACTGGGCATTGCCGAAGACTGGGTACCCGTTATTCAGAAAGCCGGCTACAACACAATAGAAGATATGAAAGATGTGAATCCGCAAAAACTGCACCAGGACATTTGCGGTATTAACAAGAAATACAAACTGGAACTGACCAACCCGTCGGTAAACGACGTAGAAGGCTGGATTGAGAAAATTAAGAATTAA
- a CDS encoding AAA family ATPase: MNKKFVVNIGRQLGSGGKEIGEKLAARLGIDFYDKELITLASKESGLCREFFEKADERASQGIIGGLFGMRFPFVGDGALPTQNCLSNDALFKVQSDVIRQLASEKSCLFVGRCADYILREHPRCANIFISASHEARVARLCAMHHISEEEAENMMSKADKKRSEYYNYYSYKTWGAAATYHLCIDSSVLGIEKTIDFVEEFVRLKIK; this comes from the coding sequence ATGAATAAGAAATTCGTTGTGAACATCGGTCGCCAATTGGGAAGCGGCGGAAAGGAGATAGGGGAGAAGTTGGCAGCCCGCTTGGGCATCGATTTCTATGATAAGGAGTTGATAACTCTGGCTTCCAAGGAGAGTGGCCTCTGTCGTGAATTTTTTGAGAAAGCCGATGAGCGTGCTTCTCAGGGAATCATCGGCGGACTTTTCGGTATGCGTTTCCCTTTTGTGGGAGATGGTGCCTTACCTACCCAGAATTGTCTTAGTAATGACGCGCTTTTCAAAGTGCAGAGTGATGTGATCCGTCAGCTGGCCTCTGAGAAGTCTTGTCTTTTTGTAGGTCGTTGTGCCGATTATATTCTTCGGGAGCATCCCCGTTGCGCCAATATCTTTATTTCTGCTTCCCATGAGGCACGTGTTGCCCGTCTTTGCGCTATGCATCACATTTCGGAAGAAGAGGCGGAAAATATGATGAGCAAGGCAGATAAAAAACGTTCGGAGTATTACAATTATTATAGTTACAAGACATGGGGAGCTGCGGCAACTTATCATCTCTGTATTGATTCTTCGGTGCTGGGCATTGAGAAGACGATAGATTTTGTGGAGGAGTTTGTGAGACTCAAAATCAAGTAA
- a CDS encoding ORF6N domain-containing protein has translation MNELELIQSKIYEIRGQKVMLDFDLAEMYGIETRRLKEAVRRNIDRFEGDDFMFQLTKEEITELSRSQIATLNRGRGYNIKYAPFAFAELGIAMLSSVLNSKTAIEINRGIMRAFVAVRQLLVCSPIDRVSELQHEVKELKEYIEEVFADYNDINDDTRTQLELINQTLAELQFQKRLEEKPRNPIGFIKPSK, from the coding sequence ATGAATGAATTAGAATTAATCCAAAGTAAAATATATGAAATCAGAGGTCAAAAGGTAATGTTAGACTTCGACTTAGCAGAAATGTACGGCATTGAAACCAGACGTTTAAAAGAAGCCGTCCGCCGTAATATAGATAGGTTCGAAGGTGATGATTTCATGTTTCAACTAACTAAGGAAGAAATAACAGAACTTTCAAGGTCGCAAATTGCGACCTTGAACAGAGGGAGAGGTTACAATATCAAATATGCACCTTTTGCTTTCGCTGAACTTGGCATAGCAATGCTTAGCAGTGTACTGAATTCTAAAACAGCCATAGAAATTAATAGAGGAATCATGCGTGCTTTCGTAGCTGTACGCCAGTTGTTGGTTTGTTCACCGATAGATAGAGTTTCAGAACTTCAACATGAAGTAAAAGAATTAAAAGAATATATCGAAGAGGTTTTTGCAGATTATAACGACATAAACGATGATACCCGGACGCAATTAGAGTTGATCAATCAAACATTAGCAGAATTACAATTTCAAAAGCGATTAGAAGAAAAGCCCCGTAATCCTATAGGATTTATTAAGCCCTCAAAATAA
- a CDS encoding LamG-like jellyroll fold domain-containing protein, giving the protein MNAKHYTLRKHWLILLIGWIVLAAGVFPLQGQESYISNRMVNLSRIEGEKELESVTVDRQIEGNTIHLLWVEYEYNKPGKLYYRRSADLGETWDNPILIMTQSDSGELTGSEYRKSMAVSGNTVHIAVTDYNYADNGTGRLYYFRSDDNGVAFSEGTVIDMIDGYKRITNSQIRAMGEQVVIAYRKELYRASELYAAVSTDSGKNFKKNLVDKSSTETHATTLYDLHFDGSHIHVLHGYYSWYLGPGGGRVYMSTSADRGQIFSTKLLSGDITSCFEPWPSNRGDHYWPHMAKVGNTLHVIFERYEKASMYVRSDDNGATWTPPINLREADMTNNQSSHHTIIAKGDYVYVSYSYRGHHYLKISKDKGLSWKPSRRIMRQSPGNVTLYKLLPDPNDVTGKTFYVFGGCFDKAKSTNAGESFIDIATYPINFNSRPGKVNQLMIDGKGTEHLIASLAPISDYSQSDKIDLYYLRFGNQPAPGELNKAWHVKRDVDEPYQGMIVCGNSDFRPDKALTVEAWVNFKEGIYGAGNIFSRSQGYHTQGSFNLGIRTYSSYGNGFPTLYVRTDKGEVEMYKEERIDDTLWHHVAFTYEDHPDRLLNLKMYIDGEQVLEKELAGSLLADDDYMYVVGPDQFRNDKVDYWIDDVRMWSRALTAEEIKTNMRRKDFSGEEALELYLSFDDTFKDLSGNGNDGVPMMSVTFEETERDNIPTAGFEVYKEGYEVTFGNRSENGISYEWDFGDKTPASVLKNPKHVYAKPGVYKVLLKTSNNVGRAASAQTVNITGVERIEPSSAGNMGLARISVFGGGFGKESVLFLRKPGEQDLPVMNPEFPEGGGVLGGFLDMSKAKTGKWDVVVKNGDTEYVLAEAFEVVEAEEPETWCALEGRDRMLFNKWQTYTISYGNRGNVDAYIVPVYFAISDVEGLEVEYLDFVTVQPEELAVADIGKKMMNEMGDFSVVNDRIDGMHKTRIYPLVIPVIPGNSNGAIRIRIKSPGDVSIAVWSNPLWGQLGTLVTRSGESQGIVAAGTCFIEALGMAAIDGGLSVIPGVSCAWGALKIGWNWGNVFQGKETLFNAAWITGTSLGSCALSFSGVPFIYQLVSSLVIQGADMVKTGKDCMAKKGGGQKHVKAVSSFDPNEKIGPAGYGTEHWIRQPSDMSYSILFENKSSATAPAHTVTVHDTLDLGRFDLSQFGFGDFGFGGRTYSLKGDNLRSFAQDVDLRPGKELIIRVTGHLDEAKGVLRWDFLTLNPTTMEEEEDPDLGFLPPNKTAPEGEGFVSFRTGIKQGLRTGDVIANKASIVFDANPPIVTELFSNKIDETAPESKVVSVTAATGEPRWWMEWEGSDEGTGVIRSYELWVSKNNEPFTLWNVFPGTSVKELFAPELGASYRFYCISRDDVGNEQLGHEIFDAGQYTSIPSTEASSQALGVYPNPFKGTAFVRYPGLRGEGGCRLEVITLSGVRIRSVSCSAEDLRNGMALSVTDISAGCYVLVVRRENVLGRQIIFIE; this is encoded by the coding sequence ATGAATGCTAAACATTACACTTTAAGAAAACATTGGCTGATTCTTTTGATCGGTTGGATAGTGCTTGCGGCAGGAGTTTTTCCACTGCAGGGACAGGAATCGTATATCTCGAACCGAATGGTGAACTTGAGCCGGATAGAGGGGGAGAAAGAACTGGAAAGCGTAACCGTTGACCGCCAAATAGAGGGAAACACCATCCACCTGCTTTGGGTGGAATACGAATACAATAAACCGGGAAAGCTTTATTATCGCCGGTCTGCGGATTTGGGAGAGACGTGGGATAACCCCATACTGATTATGACTCAAAGCGACAGTGGAGAATTGACCGGCAGCGAATATCGTAAATCAATGGCAGTGTCCGGGAACACGGTTCACATAGCGGTTACCGACTATAATTATGCGGATAATGGTACCGGCAGACTTTATTATTTTCGTTCCGACGATAATGGGGTGGCATTCTCGGAAGGAACGGTCATTGATATGATAGACGGCTACAAGCGTATAACAAATTCGCAGATCAGGGCAATGGGCGAACAAGTCGTCATAGCTTATAGGAAAGAATTATATAGAGCGTCGGAACTTTATGCCGCCGTTTCGACTGATAGCGGAAAGAATTTCAAAAAGAACTTGGTCGATAAAAGTTCGACCGAAACACATGCCACCACACTCTATGACTTGCATTTTGACGGAAGTCATATTCACGTCCTGCATGGTTATTATTCGTGGTACTTAGGTCCCGGGGGAGGTCGTGTCTATATGAGTACTTCCGCCGACCGGGGACAAATATTCTCAACGAAGTTGTTGTCGGGAGATATTACCTCCTGTTTTGAACCTTGGCCGTCTAACAGAGGTGACCACTACTGGCCTCATATGGCCAAGGTCGGAAACACGCTTCACGTAATCTTTGAACGGTATGAGAAAGCTTCCATGTATGTGCGTTCGGATGACAATGGCGCAACGTGGACTCCTCCCATAAACCTGAGGGAGGCGGATATGACCAACAATCAGTCTTCTCACCATACTATAATAGCGAAAGGAGATTACGTATACGTAAGTTATTCCTACAGGGGACATCATTACCTGAAAATATCGAAAGACAAAGGACTTTCTTGGAAACCGTCCCGCAGGATAATGAGACAATCTCCCGGAAATGTGACTCTTTACAAACTTCTTCCGGATCCCAACGATGTTACCGGAAAAACATTTTATGTCTTCGGCGGGTGTTTTGATAAGGCAAAATCAACAAATGCCGGAGAATCTTTCATTGACATAGCCACTTATCCCATTAATTTTAATTCTAGACCGGGAAAAGTTAACCAATTGATGATAGACGGAAAGGGAACAGAACACCTGATTGCTTCGCTGGCTCCGATATCCGACTACTCGCAATCGGACAAAATAGACCTTTACTACCTCCGTTTCGGGAATCAGCCTGCACCGGGGGAACTTAACAAGGCATGGCACGTCAAGCGCGATGTAGATGAGCCTTATCAGGGCATGATTGTCTGCGGAAACTCCGACTTCCGTCCGGACAAGGCGTTGACGGTAGAGGCGTGGGTGAATTTCAAGGAAGGTATCTATGGTGCGGGAAACATATTCTCACGAAGCCAGGGATATCATACACAAGGTTCTTTCAACTTGGGAATCAGGACATACAGTAGCTACGGTAATGGTTTCCCGACTCTGTATGTCAGAACCGACAAGGGTGAAGTGGAGATGTATAAGGAAGAGCGGATAGACGACACTCTTTGGCATCATGTGGCATTCACGTACGAAGACCATCCGGACAGGTTGCTCAACCTGAAGATGTATATTGATGGTGAGCAGGTGCTGGAGAAGGAACTGGCAGGAAGCCTGCTTGCGGATGACGACTACATGTATGTGGTAGGTCCGGATCAGTTTCGAAATGACAAGGTCGATTATTGGATTGACGATGTAAGGATGTGGTCGCGAGCCCTGACCGCCGAAGAGATAAAGACAAACATGCGCCGGAAAGATTTCAGCGGGGAAGAAGCGCTGGAACTCTACCTCTCTTTCGACGACACATTCAAGGACTTGTCCGGCAACGGGAACGACGGGGTTCCGATGATGAGCGTCACATTCGAGGAAACGGAACGCGACAATATCCCGACCGCCGGTTTCGAAGTTTACAAGGAGGGGTATGAAGTGACTTTCGGCAACCGTTCGGAGAACGGGATCTCCTATGAATGGGATTTCGGGGACAAGACGCCTGCTTCTGTCCTGAAAAACCCGAAACACGTCTATGCCAAGCCGGGTGTATATAAAGTGCTGTTGAAAACGTCCAACAACGTGGGCAGAGCCGCTTCCGCACAAACCGTCAACATAACGGGGGTGGAACGGATTGAGCCGTCCTCGGCCGGAAACATGGGACTGGCGCGCATTTCCGTGTTCGGCGGAGGTTTTGGGAAGGAGAGCGTTTTGTTCCTCCGCAAGCCGGGCGAACAAGACCTTCCCGTCATGAATCCGGAATTTCCGGAAGGAGGCGGAGTATTGGGAGGCTTTTTGGACATGAGCAAGGCAAAGACCGGAAAGTGGGACGTGGTAGTGAAGAACGGCGACACGGAATACGTCCTTGCGGAGGCTTTCGAAGTGGTGGAAGCTGAAGAGCCTGAAACGTGGTGCGCGCTGGAAGGACGAGACAGGATGCTCTTCAATAAATGGCAGACATACACCATCAGCTATGGTAACCGAGGCAACGTGGATGCTTACATCGTGCCGGTCTATTTCGCCATATCCGACGTGGAGGGGTTGGAAGTGGAATACCTCGATTTCGTGACGGTGCAACCGGAAGAATTGGCGGTGGCAGACATCGGCAAGAAAATGATGAATGAAATGGGAGACTTCTCCGTGGTGAATGACAGAATAGACGGAATGCACAAGACGCGGATTTACCCGCTGGTGATTCCCGTGATACCGGGCAACAGTAACGGAGCTATACGTATCCGGATCAAATCGCCTGGCGACGTAAGCATCGCCGTGTGGTCCAACCCACTATGGGGGCAACTCGGAACTTTGGTGACCAGGAGCGGTGAAAGTCAGGGAATAGTCGCGGCAGGCACATGCTTCATCGAAGCACTGGGAATGGCAGCTATCGATGGAGGTTTGTCGGTGATACCGGGAGTCAGTTGCGCATGGGGAGCCTTGAAGATCGGTTGGAACTGGGGGAATGTGTTTCAGGGAAAAGAGACCCTTTTCAACGCTGCCTGGATAACCGGGACGAGCCTGGGGAGTTGTGCCCTCAGCTTTTCGGGTGTTCCGTTCATCTACCAGCTCGTCAGTAGCTTAGTCATACAGGGCGCTGACATGGTCAAAACCGGAAAAGATTGCATGGCCAAGAAAGGCGGAGGACAGAAGCATGTGAAAGCGGTGAGTTCTTTCGACCCGAACGAGAAGATAGGTCCCGCGGGATATGGTACGGAGCATTGGATACGTCAACCCTCGGACATGTCATACAGCATTTTATTCGAAAACAAGAGCAGTGCTACCGCGCCGGCGCATACGGTGACCGTCCATGATACGCTCGACCTCGGCCGCTTCGACTTGTCGCAGTTCGGTTTCGGAGACTTCGGTTTCGGCGGCAGGACATACAGCCTCAAGGGAGACAACCTGCGCTCGTTTGCCCAAGACGTGGATCTGCGTCCGGGGAAGGAACTTATCATACGTGTGACAGGTCATCTGGATGAGGCGAAAGGAGTCCTTCGCTGGGATTTCCTTACTCTCAACCCCACCACGATGGAAGAAGAGGAAGATCCCGACTTAGGCTTCCTGCCTCCTAACAAGACAGCTCCCGAAGGGGAGGGTTTCGTAAGCTTCCGCACAGGAATAAAGCAGGGACTCAGGACAGGGGATGTGATAGCCAACAAAGCATCCATTGTATTTGATGCCAATCCGCCGATTGTGACGGAGCTGTTTTCCAACAAGATTGATGAGACTGCTCCTGAGAGTAAAGTGGTGTCGGTCACTGCCGCCACGGGAGAGCCGCGATGGTGGATGGAATGGGAAGGAAGCGACGAAGGAACGGGAGTAATAAGGAGCTATGAGCTTTGGGTCAGCAAAAACAATGAGCCGTTCACACTTTGGAATGTATTCCCCGGAACCTCAGTGAAAGAACTGTTTGCTCCGGAGTTGGGTGCATCCTACCGCTTCTACTGTATTTCGCGCGATGATGTGGGTAATGAGCAACTTGGCCATGAGATTTTCGATGCGGGGCAATATACTTCAATTCCTTCGACGGAAGCCTCATCGCAAGCGTTGGGGGTATATCCGAATCCGTTTAAGGGAACAGCTTTTGTCCGCTACCCGGGCTTGCGGGGCGAAGGCGGTTGCAGGTTGGAAGTCATAACCTTGAGCGGTGTCAGAATACGGAGCGTTTCGTGTAGCGCGGAGGACTTGAGGAACGGCATGGCTCTGTCCGTGACGGATATCTCCGCCGGATGCTATGTGCTGGTGGTCAGAAGAGAGAACGTGCTGGGACGACAGATCATTTTCATTGAGTAG